From Microcystis aeruginosa NIES-2549, a single genomic window includes:
- a CDS encoding type II toxin-antitoxin system RelE family toxin has product MLKINLSRQATKRLKKLPDKHAKQVATKITELRTNPYPQDSLKLKGYSYHRADIGEYRIVYRVEEQTLEILLIDKRNDDEIYKQLKRTI; this is encoded by the coding sequence ATGCTTAAGATTAACCTATCTCGACAGGCAACTAAACGCTTAAAAAAACTGCCAGATAAACACGCCAAACAAGTAGCCACAAAAATAACCGAACTGAGAACAAATCCCTATCCCCAAGATTCTCTAAAGTTAAAAGGATACTCCTATCATAGAGCCGATATTGGTGAATATCGAATCGTTTATCGTGTTGAGGAGCAAACACTAGAAATCTTGCTGATTGACAAACGAAACGATGATGAAATTTATAAACAACTAAAGAGAACAATATAG
- a CDS encoding nucleotide-binding protein — protein sequence MKIIVNSTPIIALSLINQLDLLNQLFNEVIIPWAVYQEIVIAGDNKPGAKELKNANWIQVQEVASSSPLEPLLLGLDRGELEVILLAISIKLDWVIIDEKLARRVAKAMELTVKGTLGILLVGFYAGYLSKQEILDLSQQLVNYGIRISSPILNWLKTELDNDH from the coding sequence ATGAAGATAATTGTTAATTCTACACCGATCATCGCCTTATCTTTGATTAATCAATTAGATCTTCTTAATCAGCTATTTAATGAAGTGATTATTCCTTGGGCAGTTTATCAAGAAATTGTCATCGCTGGAGATAATAAACCGGGGGCAAAAGAACTCAAAAATGCCAATTGGATTCAAGTTCAAGAAGTTGCATCATCATCTCCTCTTGAACCGCTATTACTAGGATTAGATCGAGGAGAATTAGAAGTTATTCTCTTGGCAATTTCAATTAAACTAGACTGGGTAATTATAGATGAGAAATTAGCAAGAAGAGTTGCCAAAGCTATGGAATTAACCGTCAAAGGAACATTAGGAATTCTCTTGGTTGGTTTTTATGCAGGTTATCTATCTAAACAAGAAATTTTAGATTTATCACAACAGTTAGTTAATTATGGAATTCGTATTAGTTCTCCGATTCTTAATTGGCTAAAAACAGAATTAGACAATGATCATTAA
- a CDS encoding serine protease encodes MKRKELKIGRRYSGKSWQIFVIIAFIAAAPFAIFYLIALAYLWQGDQLLAAGEKESALSAYQTVLSFHENSVQAHIKIAQVLQSQKRYSEALQAYNRGFIINDKPPMEPSLSNHLVALGDIFAQEEKWSEAIDAYQKAMIIKPTFKGQFQLGKALYSLQRWDEAAKALQAAVFLDPSQGKAYFYLGKAYSEQQLWQEASYAYQQALELIPSQGEIYKKLGETLAKQGKWEQAEQIYRQALIYSPKDGDIYNYLGKALAEQGKLGEAMAVFQQARQISPKNAEIYENLCYTYIDSGQIDEGLNWCRQAVEIDPNLSEARFILQEIQRGRLIHDNPELLKMPEIIPSVNSDPLVNLKRSIVKIVIRGKNNNGIGTGWLLKRDQDRAWIVTNRHVVTNSRQEIDAGARIFVEYYSQPPQGKIRKRSKAKILHTTPPNDWLDLAVLEVKNPPPDLKPLALAPLPIAPNQPVISIGNPFNQKDWTVSKGTVNDNNEKSLSLSMFVVSGQSGSPVLNDKNQVVGVISQASLFCDNPSTPKPLENAVRLGCGLAIPIDRVRERLREWQL; translated from the coding sequence ATGAAAAGAAAAGAGCTTAAAATCGGTCGCCGCTATTCTGGCAAATCCTGGCAAATATTTGTAATTATTGCCTTCATCGCCGCCGCTCCCTTCGCTATTTTTTATCTGATTGCCTTGGCTTATCTTTGGCAAGGCGATCAACTTTTGGCCGCGGGGGAGAAGGAATCGGCTCTGTCTGCTTACCAAACAGTTTTATCTTTTCACGAAAATTCAGTCCAAGCCCATATAAAAATCGCTCAGGTCTTACAAAGTCAAAAACGCTATTCTGAAGCCTTACAAGCATATAATCGTGGCTTTATCATTAATGATAAACCACCGATGGAACCCTCCCTAAGTAATCATTTAGTCGCTTTGGGAGATATTTTCGCCCAAGAGGAAAAATGGTCAGAGGCGATCGATGCTTACCAAAAAGCAATGATCATTAAACCAACTTTTAAAGGGCAATTTCAGCTAGGAAAAGCCCTTTATAGTTTACAACGTTGGGATGAGGCGGCGAAAGCTCTGCAAGCAGCGGTTTTTCTCGATCCTAGTCAGGGAAAAGCCTATTTTTATCTGGGAAAGGCCTACAGTGAACAGCAACTCTGGCAAGAGGCCAGTTATGCCTATCAGCAAGCTCTAGAATTGATACCTAGTCAGGGTGAAATATACAAAAAATTAGGAGAAACCCTAGCAAAACAGGGAAAATGGGAGCAAGCAGAGCAAATATATCGACAGGCTCTAATTTACTCCCCTAAAGATGGGGATATTTATAATTATTTAGGGAAAGCTTTAGCGGAACAGGGAAAACTAGGGGAAGCCATGGCAGTTTTTCAACAGGCACGCCAAATTAGCCCCAAAAATGCCGAGATTTACGAAAATCTCTGTTATACCTATATCGATAGTGGTCAGATCGATGAGGGTCTAAATTGGTGTCGGCAGGCCGTAGAAATTGATCCCAATTTATCAGAAGCTAGATTTATTTTACAGGAAATCCAACGGGGGCGATTAATTCACGACAATCCCGAATTATTAAAAATGCCAGAGATAATTCCCAGTGTTAACAGTGATCCTCTGGTGAATTTAAAACGCTCAATTGTTAAAATTGTCATTCGCGGCAAAAATAACAATGGGATCGGCACTGGTTGGTTATTAAAACGAGATCAAGATAGAGCTTGGATCGTGACTAACCGTCATGTGGTGACGAATTCCCGTCAGGAAATCGATGCAGGAGCGCGCATTTTTGTCGAGTATTATAGCCAACCCCCCCAGGGAAAAATTCGCAAGCGTTCAAAAGCTAAAATTCTCCACACTACCCCCCCTAACGATTGGCTCGATTTAGCAGTATTAGAGGTAAAAAATCCCCCGCCAGATTTAAAACCTTTAGCTTTAGCACCCCTACCAATTGCCCCTAATCAACCGGTAATCTCGATCGGTAATCCTTTTAATCAAAAAGATTGGACTGTCAGCAAAGGCACGGTTAATGATAATAACGAAAAATCCTTAAGTTTGTCCATGTTTGTCGTTTCTGGACAGTCGGGAAGTCCAGTTTTAAACGATAAAAATCAAGTGGTGGGAGTGATTTCCCAAGCGAGTTTATTTTGTGATAATCCCTCCACTCCTAAACCCCTAGAAAATGCCGTTAGATTGGGCTGCGGTTTAGCGATTCCCATTGACAGAGTGCGAGAAAGGTTAAGGGAGTGGCAATTATAA
- a CDS encoding type II toxin-antitoxin system Phd/YefM family antitoxin: MKTLGASEAKNRFGELLDLARREPVKIAKKGRNVAVVLSIEEFERFSELENQLLALQAEKAHQEGFIGTTESEALLSEILNA; the protein is encoded by the coding sequence ATGAAAACATTAGGAGCCTCAGAAGCAAAAAATCGCTTTGGCGAACTGTTAGACTTGGCTCGAAGAGAACCAGTAAAGATAGCAAAAAAGGGACGTAATGTTGCAGTCGTGCTGTCAATCGAGGAATTTGAGAGATTTTCCGAGTTAGAAAATCAACTTTTGGCTTTACAGGCAGAAAAAGCTCATCAAGAAGGTTTTATCGGAACAACAGAAAGTGAGGCTTTACTGTCAGAAATTTTAAATGCTTAA
- the gcvT gene encoding glycine cleavage system aminomethyltransferase GcvT, whose amino-acid sequence MANQEATSPAIRTPLYDLIAQQTSKFTPFAGWEMPIQFSGLKIEHNAVRNGVGMFDISHMGKFILTGDNLVQSLQTLVPSNLARLRAGKAQYSVLLNPDGGIIDDIIFYYQSENQGVLIVNASTTDKDREWILGNLEGSGVKLKDLSRERVLIALQGPKAATILQPLIGEKLSDFGLFNHWESQLFGEKVFIARTGYTGEDGFEIMAPPEIGQQLWTEFLNLGVTPCGLGARDTLRLEAALALYGQDIDDSTSPLEAGLNWLVHLPEKGDFIGRNVLEDQKLNGVNRRLVGLQMSGKHIARHDYPVVFAGEVVGKVTSGTLSPTLNTAIALAYLPTPFASIGQAIEVEIRGTTYPATVVKKPFYKSKK is encoded by the coding sequence GTGGCTAACCAAGAAGCAACTTCCCCCGCTATTCGTACCCCTTTATACGACCTAATTGCCCAACAAACCAGCAAATTTACCCCTTTTGCGGGTTGGGAGATGCCGATACAGTTTAGCGGCCTAAAAATCGAACATAATGCTGTCCGCAATGGTGTCGGGATGTTTGACATTTCCCACATGGGCAAATTTATCTTAACTGGAGATAATCTGGTTCAATCTCTCCAAACCCTAGTTCCCTCTAATTTAGCCCGTTTAAGGGCAGGAAAGGCACAATATAGCGTTTTACTCAACCCGGACGGCGGTATTATCGATGATATTATCTTTTACTACCAAAGCGAAAACCAAGGCGTATTAATTGTTAATGCTTCAACCACCGATAAAGATCGAGAGTGGATTTTAGGCAATTTAGAGGGATCGGGGGTCAAATTAAAGGATTTATCCCGAGAAAGGGTCTTAATCGCCCTGCAAGGACCCAAGGCGGCGACAATTTTACAGCCCTTGATCGGGGAAAAATTAAGCGATTTTGGGCTATTTAATCACTGGGAAAGCCAGCTTTTCGGGGAAAAAGTTTTTATCGCTAGGACCGGTTACACGGGAGAAGATGGTTTTGAAATTATGGCCCCCCCTGAAATCGGACAGCAACTTTGGACGGAATTTTTAAATTTAGGGGTGACTCCCTGCGGTTTGGGGGCGCGGGATACCCTGCGTTTAGAGGCAGCTTTAGCCCTTTATGGACAGGATATCGACGATAGCACGAGTCCTCTAGAGGCTGGCTTAAATTGGTTGGTTCATCTGCCAGAAAAAGGCGATTTTATCGGTCGCAATGTCCTCGAAGACCAAAAACTTAATGGTGTGAATCGGCGCTTGGTGGGATTGCAGATGTCCGGCAAACATATCGCTCGTCACGATTATCCGGTAGTATTCGCCGGGGAAGTGGTGGGTAAAGTCACCAGTGGCACTTTATCACCAACTTTAAACACAGCGATTGCTTTAGCCTATCTTCCCACACCTTTCGCCTCGATCGGACAGGCGATCGAAGTGGAAATCCGCGGCACCACCTACCCCGCTACCGTCGTTAAAAAACCCTTTTACAAAAGTAAAAAGTAG
- the queA gene encoding tRNA preQ1(34) S-adenosylmethionine ribosyltransferase-isomerase QueA produces the protein MIPDQLLSSYDYHLPPELIAQNPAEPRDSSRLLVVDSPNSHNLAIFRDLPTWLESGDLLVFNDTRVIPARLFGRKTTGAPVEILLLEEQDDHRWLSLVKPGKRFKVGSEVLFYPKTGRTEDEAKLWLAKIIDRDMNTGGRLLEFQRHPGRSFWDMLEEYGHIPFPPYVTESEAEEDRYQTVYADKQGSVAAPTAGLHFTPELFHKLAQKAIDTAYITLHVGVGTFRPVEVENIAEHIMHQEFLEISAETAEKIAQTKARGGRVIAVGTTVARALEGAIKESKSEKLTAFQGKTNLFVYPGYQWRIIDGMITNFHLPKSSLMMLVSALVGRERLLALYQAAIQERFRFYSFGDAMLILPSACSSNR, from the coding sequence ATGATCCCTGACCAATTACTCTCCAGCTACGATTATCACCTTCCTCCGGAGTTAATTGCCCAAAATCCCGCAGAACCCCGAGACAGTTCCCGTCTTTTGGTGGTAGATTCTCCCAATAGTCATAATTTGGCTATTTTTCGGGATTTACCCACCTGGTTAGAGTCGGGGGATTTGCTGGTTTTCAACGATACTCGCGTGATTCCAGCCCGTTTATTTGGACGTAAAACCACGGGCGCCCCCGTAGAAATATTACTACTAGAAGAACAGGATGACCATCGTTGGTTATCCCTAGTCAAACCGGGAAAACGCTTTAAAGTCGGTTCAGAAGTCCTTTTTTATCCGAAAACAGGGCGAACAGAAGACGAAGCAAAATTATGGTTAGCGAAAATAATCGACCGAGATATGAATACCGGTGGTCGTCTGCTGGAATTTCAACGTCATCCCGGGCGCAGTTTTTGGGATATGTTGGAGGAGTACGGTCATATTCCTTTCCCCCCCTACGTCACCGAATCGGAGGCGGAAGAAGACCGTTATCAAACAGTTTACGCTGATAAACAGGGTTCTGTGGCCGCTCCCACGGCCGGACTACATTTTACTCCCGAATTATTCCATAAGCTCGCCCAGAAGGCCATAGATACCGCCTATATCACCCTTCATGTGGGAGTGGGAACCTTTCGTCCCGTGGAAGTAGAAAATATTGCAGAACACATAATGCACCAAGAATTTTTAGAGATTTCCGCCGAAACTGCCGAAAAAATCGCCCAAACAAAGGCCAGAGGTGGCCGGGTTATTGCCGTGGGAACCACCGTAGCCCGGGCCTTGGAAGGGGCGATTAAAGAAAGTAAGAGCGAGAAATTAACCGCTTTTCAGGGAAAAACGAATTTATTTGTCTATCCTGGTTATCAATGGCGGATTATCGACGGCATGATCACTAATTTTCACCTACCTAAGTCTAGTTTGATGATGTTAGTTAGTGCCTTAGTCGGACGGGAAAGACTACTGGCATTGTATCAAGCAGCTATCCAAGAGCGTTTCCGTTTCTATTCCTTCGGTGACGCTATGTTAATCCTACCCAGCGCTTGCAGCAGTAATCGGTAA
- a CDS encoding UPF0175 family protein, translating to MSINVTFPEELLIAAREEKEAFSRKVIIYTLGHLYQEGKISAGIGAQVLGCDKYTFYTLLSEYGFSIIDYTAEEWESEIQTSRKLAQKIQENEDNC from the coding sequence ATGAGCATTAATGTAACATTTCCCGAAGAACTCCTCATTGCTGCCAGAGAAGAAAAAGAAGCATTCTCTCGTAAAGTCATAATTTATACATTAGGGCATCTTTATCAAGAAGGAAAAATTTCAGCAGGAATTGGCGCACAAGTATTAGGATGCGATAAATATACATTTTATACACTTCTCTCTGAGTATGGTTTTTCCATTATTGATTACACAGCAGAAGAATGGGAATCAGAAATACAAACCAGCCGTAAATTAGCCCAAAAAATCCAAGAGAATGAAGATAATTGTTAA
- a CDS encoding proline--tRNA ligase — MRLSQQLFVTLREDPAEAEIPSHKCLVRAGYIRRIGSGIYAYLPLMWRVLQKVSQIVREEMNKAGAQECLLPQLQPAELWQESGRWDTYTKAEGIMFALTDRQNRELGLGPTHEEVITAVARDLIRSYRQLPVNLYQIQTKFRDEIRPRFGLMRGREFIMKDAYSFNLDEECLKKTYQAMDIAYRNIFRRCGLAFRAVEADSGAIGGSASQEFMVLADAGEDEVLFTADEKYAANVEKAVSLPADKVASPFKKFTKKETPNTNTIESLAKFLDCSATAIVKNVLYEVVYDSGITVLVLLHIRGDQEVNEVKLQNELVRQAGRYNAKTILALKIPDAAAQQQWATKPLPLGYIAPDLEDNLLKKASDIAPQFLRIADNTVTDLENFITGANETGFHVVGANWGKDFILPELIVDLRKARVGDRAIHDPNQTLQSARGIEVGHIFQLGYKYSQAMNAFYTNEAGESTPICMGCYGIGVSRLAQAAVEQSYDKDGIIWPVAIAPYQAIVVIPNLADAEQVKTAESLYNELNQAGIETLLDDRNERAGVKFKDADLIGIPYRIVTGKSLKSGKVELVERASKKASEVAINEVVSYLKTAISKVNASD, encoded by the coding sequence ATGCGACTCTCTCAACAGCTTTTTGTCACTCTCCGGGAAGACCCGGCCGAGGCGGAAATCCCCAGTCATAAATGCTTGGTCCGTGCCGGTTACATTCGTCGCATTGGCAGCGGCATTTACGCCTATTTACCCCTGATGTGGCGGGTTTTACAGAAAGTCTCCCAGATAGTCCGGGAAGAAATGAATAAAGCCGGCGCCCAAGAATGTTTGCTTCCCCAACTGCAACCGGCGGAACTCTGGCAAGAATCAGGCCGTTGGGACACCTACACAAAAGCAGAAGGGATTATGTTTGCCCTGACGGACCGGCAAAACCGGGAGTTAGGATTAGGACCGACTCACGAAGAAGTAATTACTGCCGTCGCTCGTGATTTAATTCGTTCCTATCGACAATTGCCGGTTAATTTATATCAGATTCAAACTAAATTTCGCGATGAAATTCGCCCTCGTTTTGGTTTAATGCGGGGACGAGAATTTATTATGAAAGATGCCTATTCTTTCAATCTCGACGAGGAATGTTTAAAGAAAACCTATCAAGCGATGGATATAGCTTACCGGAATATTTTCCGCCGTTGTGGGTTAGCTTTTCGGGCAGTAGAAGCCGATTCTGGAGCGATTGGCGGTTCCGCATCCCAAGAATTTATGGTCTTAGCTGATGCTGGAGAAGATGAGGTTTTATTTACTGCCGATGAAAAGTATGCGGCTAATGTGGAAAAAGCCGTTTCTTTGCCAGCAGATAAAGTGGCTTCTCCCTTTAAAAAGTTTACTAAAAAAGAGACTCCTAACACCAACACTATCGAAAGTTTAGCTAAATTTCTCGATTGTTCTGCCACTGCTATCGTCAAAAATGTTCTCTACGAAGTGGTTTATGATAGCGGCATAACTGTTTTAGTTTTACTGCATATTCGCGGTGATCAAGAAGTTAACGAAGTTAAACTACAAAATGAATTAGTTAGACAGGCGGGCCGTTACAATGCTAAAACAATTTTGGCTTTAAAAATACCCGATGCTGCCGCTCAACAGCAATGGGCAACTAAACCTTTACCTTTAGGTTATATTGCTCCTGACTTAGAAGATAATTTGCTCAAAAAAGCCAGCGATATCGCTCCTCAGTTTTTACGCATAGCAGACAACACAGTGACAGACTTAGAAAACTTTATCACTGGTGCTAATGAAACTGGGTTTCATGTAGTGGGGGCGAATTGGGGTAAGGATTTTATCTTACCGGAATTAATCGTCGATCTACGCAAAGCCCGGGTAGGCGATCGAGCTATTCATGATCCTAATCAAACCTTGCAAAGTGCCAGAGGAATTGAAGTCGGTCATATCTTCCAATTGGGCTATAAATATTCTCAAGCTATGAATGCTTTTTATACTAATGAAGCGGGAGAATCTACCCCCATTTGTATGGGTTGTTATGGTATAGGAGTATCGCGTTTAGCCCAGGCAGCCGTAGAACAATCCTACGATAAAGATGGCATTATTTGGCCCGTAGCTATTGCCCCCTATCAAGCGATTGTGGTTATTCCTAATTTAGCCGATGCCGAGCAGGTAAAAACCGCCGAAAGTTTATACAATGAGTTAAATCAAGCGGGCATTGAAACCCTTTTAGATGACCGGAATGAACGTGCAGGTGTTAAGTTCAAAGATGCGGATTTAATTGGGATTCCCTATCGCATTGTCACGGGTAAATCTCTCAAATCGGGTAAGGTGGAATTAGTCGAAAGAGCCAGTAAAAAAGCGTCAGAAGTAGCAATTAATGAGGTGGTTTCCTATTTAAAAACTGCTATTTCAAAGGTAAATGCTTCTGATTAA
- a CDS encoding tetratricopeptide repeat protein — protein MLRFSLGLWLCLIGTSLPLLAQTETPAPNPLETPLKSPLLPAIDRPLTPLERRQLLLYIDQRDAEAQAKYDAGLNEEAFPIWYEVIKLNRYLGAKEEVKSLGKVGLAAWNRDRTEDVKLITARLKSLQQTAETNQTMDGELLALLGTSYQQVRAFNEAIIIYDQILANARQSGDNDAVEATLNQLGQIHLSRFDYQKAAPVYEELLTISKGQNNSLTQGIYLQRLAEIYRESLQPANAVKIKEEIAETQIRNQQIQLIPALKIQIGLDYQALKDANKASQNFQEAYSLAFALQQYGTAGEALNKLAELYKSYQQVDYALQIYQELIKVHELGYNYYGLMNTYDQIGQIYLERKNYPQALLAFQKGAELAQAIRYREQYFQTQITQVNQAINNPE, from the coding sequence ATGCTACGTTTTTCTCTCGGTTTATGGCTCTGTTTGATCGGTACTTCCCTTCCTCTCCTAGCACAAACAGAAACCCCTGCACCCAATCCCCTCGAAACTCCCTTAAAAAGTCCTTTATTACCCGCAATCGATCGCCCTTTAACTCCCTTGGAGCGTCGTCAACTGTTATTATACATCGATCAACGCGATGCTGAAGCTCAAGCTAAATACGATGCGGGATTAAATGAGGAAGCTTTTCCCATCTGGTATGAAGTGATTAAATTAAATCGTTATTTAGGGGCCAAAGAAGAAGTAAAATCTTTGGGAAAAGTGGGGTTAGCCGCTTGGAATCGAGATCGAACCGAGGATGTTAAATTAATTACTGCTCGTTTAAAATCTCTGCAACAAACCGCAGAAACTAACCAGACAATGGACGGGGAATTATTAGCATTACTAGGTACATCCTATCAACAGGTACGAGCTTTTAATGAGGCGATAATCATCTATGATCAAATTCTAGCTAATGCCAGACAATCTGGAGATAACGACGCAGTAGAAGCAACTCTAAATCAACTTGGTCAAATTCATTTATCCCGTTTTGATTATCAAAAAGCCGCCCCAGTATATGAGGAATTATTAACTATTTCTAAGGGGCAGAATAATTCTTTAACTCAAGGAATTTATTTGCAAAGACTAGCAGAAATTTATCGAGAATCTTTGCAACCAGCTAACGCAGTAAAAATTAAAGAAGAAATAGCTGAAACCCAGATCAGAAATCAGCAAATACAGTTAATTCCCGCTCTAAAAATTCAAATTGGTTTAGATTACCAAGCTTTAAAAGATGCAAATAAAGCCAGCCAAAACTTTCAAGAAGCCTATTCTCTCGCTTTTGCTTTACAACAGTACGGCACCGCAGGAGAAGCTTTAAATAAGTTGGCAGAACTTTATAAAAGTTATCAACAGGTAGATTATGCCCTACAAATCTATCAAGAACTAATTAAAGTCCATGAATTGGGTTATAATTACTACGGTTTAATGAACACCTACGATCAAATCGGTCAAATTTATCTAGAGAGAAAAAATTATCCCCAAGCTTTACTCGCTTTCCAAAAAGGTGCGGAATTAGCCCAAGCTATCCGTTATCGTGAACAATATTTTCAAACCCAAATCACCCAAGTTAATCAAGCAATAAATAATCCTGAATAG
- a CDS encoding Rqc2 family fibronectin-binding protein: protein MQSVDFTTLSATCAEIAATWLPARLEQVYQIDRQTIALYLRTFDRKGWLIISWHPQGARLHIGEPPPKVPDTFTFSDQLRHQLNGFALTKLAFVAPWERVVDLQFAQRPDDPALWHLYIEIIGKYSNVILTAADRQIVTVAHQVNATQSSVRTVQTGQIYQLPPVLLATDPSLEESLSSWQARVSLIPKTLEKQLVSTYRGVSPVIARSLLQKAKINPKLNTDQLDNTDWEKLFSAWQEWLKMLENKTFQPGWTREGYTVIGGEILATAKNVQELLNRYYSDQINQESFRQLQQKLNQKVISLLTKLQTKAAGFQTRLAESADADRYKEQGDLLMANLQQIQQGMTSITLADFQTGKPVIIPLDPERNPVQNAQYFYKQHQKLKRARLAVEPLLEEVVSEINYLEQVRSSLSQLENYSSSQDLEALDEIQEELIQQKYLESNYQRNRANNKESEPMRFTTPSGVELWIGRNNRQNDRLTFRSAGDYDIWFHSQEIAGSHVLLRLTPGTVPEATDLQFAADYAAYYSRARHSEQVPVVYTRPKYVYKPKGAKPGMVVYKQETVIWGCPQRVEDYRKK, encoded by the coding sequence ATGCAATCCGTAGACTTTACCACCCTCAGCGCCACTTGTGCCGAAATTGCCGCCACTTGGCTACCGGCGAGACTAGAACAAGTGTATCAAATTGATCGCCAAACGATCGCCCTCTATTTACGAACCTTCGATCGCAAGGGATGGTTAATTATTTCTTGGCATCCCCAAGGAGCGCGGCTGCATATTGGTGAGCCACCGCCAAAAGTCCCTGATACCTTCACTTTCAGCGATCAATTGCGTCATCAACTCAATGGTTTTGCGCTGACAAAATTAGCATTTGTTGCCCCGTGGGAAAGAGTCGTCGATCTACAATTTGCCCAACGTCCCGATGATCCGGCGCTGTGGCATTTGTATATAGAAATTATCGGCAAATATAGCAATGTGATTTTAACAGCTGCCGATCGGCAAATTGTCACCGTTGCCCATCAAGTCAATGCCACCCAGTCCAGTGTTCGCACCGTACAAACGGGACAAATCTATCAACTACCCCCCGTTTTATTGGCAACAGATCCCAGTTTAGAAGAATCCTTGAGCAGTTGGCAAGCTAGGGTTAGTTTAATCCCTAAAACTCTCGAAAAACAGTTAGTTAGTACCTATCGTGGGGTTAGTCCAGTCATCGCTCGATCGCTGTTGCAAAAAGCCAAGATTAACCCGAAATTAAACACGGATCAGTTAGATAATACTGATTGGGAAAAGCTCTTTTCAGCTTGGCAAGAATGGTTAAAAATGCTCGAAAATAAAACCTTTCAACCGGGATGGACAAGAGAAGGTTATACAGTGATCGGTGGGGAGATACTGGCAACGGCTAAAAATGTTCAAGAATTATTAAACCGTTATTATAGCGACCAAATTAATCAAGAAAGCTTTCGACAACTACAGCAAAAATTAAACCAAAAAGTCATCTCTTTACTGACTAAACTGCAAACCAAAGCCGCAGGATTTCAAACAAGACTAGCAGAATCTGCTGATGCTGATCGCTATAAAGAGCAAGGGGATTTATTAATGGCCAATCTGCAACAAATACAGCAGGGAATGACTAGCATTACTTTGGCAGATTTCCAGACAGGAAAACCTGTCATTATTCCTCTCGATCCCGAAAGAAATCCCGTACAGAATGCCCAATATTTTTATAAACAACATCAGAAATTAAAAAGAGCGCGGTTAGCGGTGGAACCTTTATTAGAGGAAGTGGTCAGTGAAATTAATTATCTCGAACAAGTGCGATCGAGTTTAAGTCAACTAGAGAATTATAGCAGCAGCCAAGATTTAGAGGCATTAGATGAGATACAAGAAGAATTAATTCAACAAAAGTATCTAGAAAGCAATTACCAGCGTAATCGGGCGAATAACAAAGAATCAGAACCCATGCGCTTTACTACTCCCTCTGGAGTAGAATTATGGATTGGCAGAAATAACCGTCAAAATGATCGGCTAACTTTTCGTAGCGCCGGCGATTACGATATCTGGTTTCATAGTCAAGAAATCGCTGGTAGTCACGTTTTACTCCGTTTAACCCCCGGTACAGTTCCAGAAGCCACCGATCTGCAATTTGCCGCGGATTACGCCGCTTATTATAGCCGCGCTCGCCATAGTGAACAGGTTCCCGTCGTCTATACCCGTCCCAAATACGTCTATAAGCCCAAGGGCGCCAAGCCAGGTATGGTGGTTTACAAACAGGAAACGGTAATCTGGGGCTGTCCTCAGAGGGTTGAGGATTACCGCAAAAAATAA